The Pseudoalteromonas aliena SW19 genome includes a region encoding these proteins:
- the hisD gene encoding histidinol dehydrogenase — MLRWNEESSQVQAAALMRPAVSASAKVEAICKTILANVKEQGDKALLSMAKEFDNRSNPRLCVPLDEINASEQALSAELKYAIDTAYANVKRFHEAQLPKDIKLSTQPGVVCELKYQAIEAVGIYVPGGSAPLPSSVIMQGVLAQLSGAKTVVLATPVQGDKAINPAILYAAKLCGITTLIESGGAGAIAAMAYGTESVPKVNKIFGPGNSFVTMAKQLVAQTIPGMAIDMPAGPSEVLVIADERANPEFIAADLLSQAEHGADSQVILLCNSESIIEQTQQALTRQLANLSRKETAEQALANSSLILVDSIAQAFDVSAQYGPEHLILQLGDATPYLDKVKNAGSVFVGDYTPESAGDYASGTNHVLPTYGYSATYSSLNLLDFFRTYTVQTITKSGLTQLSKAILPLADAEGLDAHANAVSIRLEAIKNEQ, encoded by the coding sequence ATGCTTCGTTGGAATGAGGAATCTTCACAAGTACAAGCAGCGGCGCTAATGCGCCCTGCAGTTTCTGCCAGTGCCAAGGTTGAAGCTATTTGCAAAACTATTTTAGCTAACGTAAAAGAGCAAGGTGATAAAGCCTTACTTAGCATGGCTAAAGAGTTTGATAATAGATCTAACCCTCGCTTATGTGTTCCGCTTGATGAAATTAACGCATCAGAGCAAGCACTAAGTGCAGAGCTTAAATACGCAATTGATACCGCTTATGCAAACGTTAAACGTTTTCACGAAGCGCAATTGCCAAAAGATATTAAATTATCGACCCAACCAGGCGTTGTATGTGAACTGAAATATCAAGCCATCGAAGCAGTCGGTATTTACGTACCCGGTGGCAGTGCTCCACTGCCATCGTCGGTTATTATGCAGGGTGTATTAGCGCAATTAAGCGGCGCAAAAACCGTTGTACTTGCTACACCAGTTCAAGGTGATAAAGCGATTAACCCTGCTATTTTATATGCAGCTAAGTTATGTGGCATTACTACTTTAATAGAAAGTGGTGGCGCAGGCGCAATTGCAGCAATGGCGTATGGCACCGAATCAGTTCCTAAAGTGAACAAAATATTTGGTCCAGGTAATAGCTTTGTAACAATGGCTAAACAGCTCGTTGCGCAAACTATTCCAGGTATGGCCATTGATATGCCAGCAGGTCCATCTGAAGTATTAGTTATTGCAGATGAACGTGCGAACCCAGAATTTATAGCCGCCGATTTACTCTCACAAGCAGAGCACGGCGCAGATTCGCAAGTTATTTTATTATGTAACAGCGAAAGTATAATAGAACAAACACAGCAGGCACTTACACGCCAGTTAGCTAATTTGAGCCGCAAAGAAACAGCTGAGCAAGCGCTCGCTAATTCTTCACTTATTTTAGTTGATTCAATTGCGCAAGCATTTGATGTATCAGCGCAATACGGACCAGAGCACTTAATTTTACAACTAGGCGATGCAACACCTTACCTAGATAAAGTTAAAAACGCAGGCTCTGTATTTGTGGGTGACTACACGCCAGAATCTGCAGGCGATTACGCATCGGGTACTAACCACGTGTTACCAACCTATGGTTACAGTGCCACTTACTCGAGCTTAAACTTGCTTGATTTTTTCCGTACATACACAGTGCAAACAATTACTAAGAGTGGTTTAACACAGCTTTCAAAAGCTATTTTACCACTTGCAGATGCGGAAGGCCTTGATGCCCACGCTAATGCGGTTTCAATTCGTTTAGAGGCAATTAAAAATGAGCAATAA
- the hisG gene encoding ATP phosphoribosyltransferase: MNNSNRLRIAIQKGGRLSKDCQDLLKQLGVKLNLREQRLIAHSTNMPIDVLRVRDDDIPGLVMDGVCDLGIVGENVLVEVQAERMRQGVPSEVTKLSKLDFGYCRLALAWPQELGARDKSWFEGKRIATTYPEILTQWLKREGINASTVMLTGSVEVAPRAGLSDAICDLVSTGATLEANGLIQGETILESNACLIQNKDLQDADKLALINKLMPRLRGVRQAKESKYIMLHAPKSKLDEICEILPGSGQPTLLALAGNDEYVALHMVSSETLFWETMEQLKALGANSILVMPIEKMME, from the coding sequence ATGAACAACAGTAATCGTCTACGTATCGCCATCCAAAAAGGCGGCCGCCTATCTAAAGATTGTCAAGATCTGCTTAAACAGTTAGGTGTTAAACTTAACCTTCGTGAACAACGCTTAATTGCACACTCAACGAATATGCCAATTGACGTACTACGTGTGCGCGATGACGATATTCCGGGTTTAGTAATGGACGGTGTATGTGACTTAGGTATTGTTGGCGAAAACGTACTAGTAGAAGTGCAAGCAGAACGGATGCGCCAAGGTGTACCAAGTGAAGTAACCAAACTTTCAAAACTAGATTTTGGTTACTGTCGTCTTGCACTTGCATGGCCACAAGAGCTTGGCGCTCGCGATAAAAGCTGGTTTGAAGGCAAGCGTATTGCGACTACCTATCCAGAAATCTTAACTCAGTGGTTAAAGCGCGAAGGCATTAACGCAAGTACAGTAATGCTTACGGGCTCTGTTGAAGTAGCACCGCGTGCGGGTTTATCTGATGCAATTTGTGATTTAGTATCTACTGGCGCAACACTTGAAGCGAACGGCTTAATTCAAGGCGAAACAATTTTAGAATCAAACGCGTGTTTAATTCAAAATAAAGACCTTCAAGATGCTGACAAACTAGCGCTAATCAATAAGCTTATGCCGCGCCTACGTGGTGTTAGACAAGCTAAAGAAAGCAAATACATCATGCTACACGCACCAAAAAGCAAGCTTGATGAAATTTGTGAAATTTTACCAGGTTCTGGTCAACCTACTCTACTTGCCCTTGCTGGTAACGATGAATACGTAGCACTGCACATGGTAAGCAGCGAAACATTATTTTGGGAAACAATGGAGCAGTTAAAAGCCTTAGGCGCTAACTCTATTTTAGTTATGCCAATTGAAAAAATGATGGAGTAA